In Haloterrigena alkaliphila, a single genomic region encodes these proteins:
- a CDS encoding uroporphyrinogen decarboxylase family protein, producing MSGRSQSAVEYFRGRQDDPRPWFPLIGRLAASINQVPPEIFLSNATQQTNGIQSAYRLFEPDAVCTAIDTTLVAEALGAAVEWNESTDSFDVVDPIASPDEVTDPSTVQDRGRLPTVTDVGERLATNLDEPAVVGVVPGPLTTLEATFGADAALETDRTKPIRTAIGELGRAFGKANVDAILVYEDVDRLDEGSGDAADVTVETLEMLDNITGFYNTPLVVAPNGYADATIEAVLERAQPAGVLLDTDDPAASAERYPDVRVGGGITDELLEAEPDEIRTRVEERCADLPNSGFLASGREVPPDIHPTELQAVSDGRPETDG from the coding sequence ATGAGCGGGCGCAGTCAATCGGCCGTCGAGTACTTCCGCGGTCGCCAGGACGATCCCCGACCCTGGTTTCCGCTGATCGGGCGGCTCGCCGCATCGATCAACCAGGTCCCCCCGGAGATATTCCTCTCGAACGCCACGCAGCAGACCAACGGGATTCAGAGTGCGTATCGACTGTTCGAGCCCGATGCGGTCTGTACCGCGATCGATACGACGCTCGTCGCGGAGGCGCTGGGCGCGGCGGTCGAATGGAACGAGTCGACGGACTCGTTCGACGTAGTCGACCCCATCGCGTCACCCGACGAAGTGACAGATCCGTCGACGGTACAGGACCGCGGTCGGCTTCCGACGGTGACCGACGTCGGCGAGCGGCTCGCGACCAACCTCGACGAGCCCGCGGTCGTCGGCGTCGTTCCCGGTCCACTGACGACCCTGGAGGCGACGTTCGGCGCGGACGCCGCTCTCGAGACCGATCGCACTAAACCGATCCGGACGGCCATCGGCGAACTCGGCCGCGCGTTCGGGAAGGCGAACGTCGATGCTATCCTCGTCTACGAGGACGTCGATCGGCTCGACGAGGGTAGCGGGGACGCTGCGGACGTGACCGTCGAGACGCTGGAGATGCTCGACAATATAACCGGTTTCTACAACACGCCGCTCGTCGTCGCCCCGAACGGCTACGCGGACGCGACGATCGAGGCGGTCCTCGAGCGCGCTCAACCTGCGGGCGTGTTGCTCGATACCGACGACCCGGCAGCGAGCGCCGAGCGTTACCCGGACGTTCGCGTCGGCGGCGGAATCACGGATGAACTACTGGAAGCGGAGCCGGACGAGATCCGGACGCGGGTCGAGGAACGGTGTGCCGACCTCCCGAACTCGGGATTCCTCGCCAGCGGTCGCGAAGTCCCGCCGGACATCCATCCGACGGAGCTACAGGCAGTGAGCGACGGACGGCCGGAGACCGATGGATAG
- a CDS encoding acetone carboxylase subunit gamma, whose product MGETDTTTNRTKRVAEYLEVDLTNEQWQCARCTETLGPANENYKRGCLVNERNPREVHPPILEDEEYSFAPDPDWVRIVEFYCPGCGTMIENEYLPPGHPITNDTQLDLEKLKEEHDG is encoded by the coding sequence ATGGGAGAAACTGATACTACCACGAACCGAACGAAACGGGTCGCGGAATACCTGGAGGTCGATCTCACGAACGAACAGTGGCAGTGCGCCCGGTGTACGGAGACGCTGGGGCCGGCGAACGAGAACTACAAGCGCGGTTGTCTGGTGAACGAGCGCAACCCGCGCGAGGTTCATCCGCCGATCCTCGAGGACGAGGAGTACTCGTTCGCACCGGACCCCGATTGGGTTCGGATCGTCGAGTTCTACTGTCCCGGCTGCGGGACCATGATCGAGAACGAGTACCTCCCGCCGGGCCATCCGATCACGAACGACACGCAACTGGACCTCGAGAAACTGAAGGAGGAACACGACGGATGA
- a CDS encoding hydantoinase/oxoprolinase family protein produces MTTQINIDAGGTFTDCFTVHDGEVVSAKTPTTEHDMSECFFRGIEKCASQLGLGLEDLIGEVDSIRYSTTTAMNRLIERKGPKLGLLTTAGVQDYPQIGRGPRWADGLTDSEQRNISDAKKPEYLVPDSRTNGIRERVDSEGNVLRPLDEEHAREQIRNLVDKGARAIVVNLLWSYEYPEHEKRLRELVREEYPPSYLGSIPVFLSSEVMPTKQEYERTNTTLLDAYLSELMQEHIADIKDRLEVHGYEGDIQMLHNTGGMAESYKTTAVETFNGGPVAGLKGGEYLCDVLGYEKAVVTDMGGTSFDIGILTQGGVESYEFEPVIDRWRVSGTMIESKSIGAGGGSIASVNDDLGGRIEVGPESAGADPGPACYNRGGTKPTVTDADVVLGFIDPEKFYAGNQRLAVERAEETIETHVADPAGMDVEEAAANIRRIADGNMGNTVRKETMLRGHDPREFMLYSFGGAGPLHAASYSSYLDIDTVVTTPYSPVFCAMGSATMDTLHIYEQSHSMYLRESGERAEYTTDYEAFNEVVEGLKAKGRRDIRSEGYDPDDIEYELELDMRFGGQIHVVRVQSPRIELGEAADVEALCEHFMDQYKERFSSYSVTPDHGITVENFALKSRVASPDVELPTASLNDTDPSPARTGSRDIMWTGREEYVSTPVFEYEDLRAGMEIEGPAVVDADYTTTAVPDDWSYRLDEYRNGILETDGDNQ; encoded by the coding sequence ATGACCACCCAGATCAACATCGACGCGGGCGGAACGTTCACCGACTGCTTCACGGTCCACGACGGCGAGGTGGTCTCGGCGAAGACGCCGACGACGGAGCACGACATGTCGGAATGTTTCTTCCGTGGTATCGAGAAGTGCGCCTCGCAACTCGGTCTCGGTCTCGAGGACCTCATCGGTGAGGTGGACTCGATCCGCTACTCGACGACGACAGCGATGAATCGGCTCATCGAGCGGAAGGGTCCCAAGCTCGGACTGCTCACCACCGCAGGCGTCCAAGACTATCCCCAGATCGGTCGCGGGCCGCGGTGGGCCGACGGTCTGACCGACAGCGAGCAGCGCAACATCTCGGACGCGAAGAAACCGGAGTACCTCGTCCCGGACTCCCGAACCAACGGCATCCGCGAGCGCGTCGACAGTGAGGGGAACGTCCTACGACCGCTCGACGAGGAGCACGCCCGCGAGCAGATCCGCAATCTCGTCGATAAGGGCGCTCGGGCCATCGTAGTGAACCTCCTGTGGTCGTACGAGTATCCGGAGCACGAAAAGCGTCTCCGCGAACTCGTTCGGGAAGAGTACCCGCCCTCGTACCTCGGCAGCATCCCCGTGTTCCTCTCCTCGGAGGTCATGCCGACCAAGCAGGAGTACGAGCGGACCAACACTACGCTGCTGGACGCGTACCTCTCGGAGCTGATGCAGGAGCACATCGCTGACATCAAGGACCGCTTAGAGGTCCACGGCTACGAGGGCGACATTCAGATGCTCCACAACACCGGGGGAATGGCTGAGTCATACAAGACGACCGCCGTCGAGACGTTCAACGGCGGCCCGGTCGCCGGCCTGAAGGGCGGCGAGTACCTCTGCGACGTGCTCGGCTACGAGAAGGCCGTCGTGACCGACATGGGTGGTACGAGCTTCGACATCGGCATCCTCACCCAAGGCGGCGTCGAGTCCTACGAGTTCGAGCCGGTGATCGACCGCTGGCGCGTCTCCGGGACGATGATCGAATCGAAGTCGATCGGCGCCGGAGGCGGATCGATCGCGTCAGTCAACGACGACCTCGGCGGGCGGATCGAGGTCGGTCCAGAGAGCGCCGGTGCCGACCCCGGGCCAGCCTGCTATAACCGTGGTGGCACGAAGCCGACAGTGACTGACGCCGACGTCGTCCTCGGATTTATCGACCCGGAGAAGTTCTACGCGGGGAACCAGCGGCTGGCGGTTGAGCGCGCCGAGGAAACGATCGAGACCCACGTCGCTGATCCCGCGGGGATGGACGTCGAGGAGGCGGCCGCGAACATCCGGCGGATCGCCGACGGGAACATGGGCAACACCGTCCGGAAGGAGACGATGCTCCGCGGGCATGACCCACGGGAGTTCATGCTCTACAGCTTCGGCGGTGCAGGGCCGCTGCACGCCGCATCGTACTCATCGTATCTCGACATCGACACCGTCGTCACGACGCCGTACTCACCGGTGTTCTGCGCGATGGGATCGGCGACGATGGACACGCTGCACATCTACGAGCAGTCGCACTCGATGTACCTCCGCGAGTCCGGCGAACGAGCGGAGTACACGACCGACTACGAGGCATTCAACGAGGTCGTTGAGGGCCTGAAGGCGAAGGGGCGCCGCGATATCCGAAGTGAGGGCTACGACCCGGACGACATCGAGTACGAACTCGAACTGGACATGCGCTTCGGCGGTCAGATCCACGTCGTCCGGGTGCAGTCACCCCGGATTGAACTGGGCGAGGCGGCAGACGTCGAGGCCCTCTGCGAGCATTTCATGGACCAGTATAAGGAGCGGTTCTCCTCGTACTCGGTCACGCCTGACCATGGAATCACCGTGGAGAACTTCGCGCTGAAGTCACGAGTCGCCAGCCCCGACGTTGAACTACCCACTGCGTCGCTGAACGATACTGACCCCTCGCCGGCACGGACCGGCAGCCGTGACATTATGTGGACAGGGCGCGAGGAGTACGTCTCGACCCCGGTGTTCGAGTACGAGGATCTGCGCGCTGGGATGGAGATCGAAGGGCCCGCGGTCGTCGACGCCGATTACACGACGACGGCCGTCCCCGACGATTGGAGTTACCGCCTGGACGAATACCGCAACGGAATTCTCGAAACTGACGGAGACAACCAATGA
- a CDS encoding hydantoinase B/oxoprolinase family protein, translating to MTVDRDQLIDWLDLEEPSSDELACMDDLEHGDYEIYSERLRLILDEGMDVFVRSGVSQFIAARDLAVAIYTPEGDLVDSAAGAYLHVVTGVPPLKYVINNFADDETVGVEPGDVFYANDALYGGIHNPDQIAFMPVFHDGEIMAWVSAAAHTTETGAIEPGGMPISARTRHDEGMKLSPIKIGEDYKLKSDMVEMQKNFISRAPRMHEIDLRARVTTCDRVRRRIKELIIDKKGPDFFKGLIRRNIKESQEGAKRRIDEWNDGTFQTVHFADTVGYEDGLWRLKAEMEKDGPEIHIDYSGTSPENDGSFNTQPVAAIAHTANYMFSVPFHDLPKSNGTYDLIDFDIPKGSILYPDPEASTVQAVMVNQVIMDSTTTLFSRSMYDEDSENEHVTAPMANTAPGYAFGAENQHGEPVADLMSHALNTDGTGGQARRDGEDEAIFPWCPFGHASNMEFVENEYPFTHQYFRHGTDSCGHGKHRGGIGMQIAYMMHHVPVVEWLSICHNSKLVTGQGLFGGYAPRTIPGITITDSDLKERMANGEYVPDDLIELLQDRTLDADYNITSHVRESKPYENGDLFVGHSGGGCGYGDALERDPDAVMEDIENDRVTHRSAKEIYQIEYDEETLTVDEEATERRREEFRQQRLEEAQSFGGFIDEWEEKRPDDEILENYGSWPDGEKTEPVMRQ from the coding sequence ATGACTGTCGACCGCGACCAACTGATCGACTGGCTCGACCTCGAAGAACCGTCCTCAGACGAACTGGCTTGCATGGACGACCTAGAACACGGCGACTATGAGATCTACTCCGAGCGCCTGCGGCTCATCCTCGACGAGGGGATGGACGTGTTCGTCCGCTCGGGCGTCTCGCAGTTCATCGCCGCTCGCGACCTCGCGGTCGCCATCTACACGCCGGAGGGCGACCTCGTCGACTCCGCGGCCGGCGCGTACCTGCACGTCGTCACGGGCGTCCCACCGCTGAAGTACGTCATCAACAACTTCGCCGACGACGAGACCGTCGGCGTCGAGCCCGGTGACGTATTCTACGCGAACGACGCGCTCTACGGCGGCATCCACAACCCCGACCAGATCGCGTTCATGCCCGTCTTCCACGACGGGGAGATCATGGCGTGGGTCTCCGCCGCCGCTCACACGACCGAGACTGGCGCCATCGAACCCGGCGGCATGCCGATTTCCGCTCGGACTCGCCACGACGAGGGGATGAAGCTCTCGCCGATCAAGATCGGCGAGGACTACAAGCTCAAAAGCGACATGGTGGAGATGCAGAAGAACTTCATCTCCCGCGCCCCCCGGATGCACGAGATTGACCTCAGGGCTCGCGTCACGACCTGCGATCGGGTCCGTCGACGCATCAAGGAACTCATCATCGATAAGAAGGGGCCGGACTTCTTCAAGGGACTCATTCGCCGAAACATCAAGGAGTCCCAAGAGGGTGCCAAGAGGCGCATCGATGAGTGGAACGACGGCACCTTCCAGACGGTCCACTTTGCGGACACGGTCGGCTACGAGGACGGCCTCTGGCGGCTGAAGGCGGAGATGGAGAAGGACGGTCCCGAGATACACATCGACTACAGTGGCACCTCGCCGGAGAACGATGGTTCGTTCAACACTCAACCGGTCGCCGCTATCGCTCACACCGCGAACTACATGTTCAGCGTCCCATTCCACGACCTGCCCAAGAGCAACGGGACCTACGACCTCATCGACTTCGACATCCCGAAGGGATCGATCCTCTACCCCGATCCGGAGGCGTCGACGGTCCAAGCGGTGATGGTCAACCAGGTGATCATGGACTCGACGACGACACTGTTTTCGCGGTCGATGTACGACGAGGACAGCGAGAACGAGCACGTCACCGCACCGATGGCTAATACCGCACCCGGGTACGCCTTCGGCGCCGAGAACCAGCACGGTGAGCCGGTCGCTGACCTCATGTCTCACGCGCTCAACACCGACGGTACTGGTGGGCAGGCCCGGCGCGACGGCGAGGACGAGGCAATCTTCCCATGGTGTCCGTTTGGCCATGCCTCGAACATGGAGTTCGTCGAGAACGAATACCCCTTCACGCATCAGTACTTCCGCCACGGGACCGACTCCTGTGGCCATGGCAAGCACCGCGGCGGAATCGGGATGCAGATCGCATACATGATGCACCACGTTCCCGTCGTCGAGTGGCTGTCGATCTGTCACAACTCGAAGCTCGTGACCGGACAGGGCCTGTTCGGCGGCTACGCGCCACGAACGATCCCTGGGATCACAATCACTGATTCGGATCTCAAGGAACGGATGGCAAACGGGGAGTACGTCCCCGACGACCTCATCGAACTACTGCAGGACCGAACGCTGGACGCCGACTACAATATCACTAGCCACGTCCGCGAGTCGAAGCCCTACGAGAACGGCGACCTCTTCGTCGGTCACTCCGGTGGCGGCTGCGGATACGGTGACGCGCTTGAGCGCGATCCCGACGCTGTCATGGAGGACATCGAAAACGACCGCGTGACCCATCGGTCCGCGAAGGAGATCTACCAGATCGAGTACGACGAGGAGACGCTCACCGTCGACGAGGAAGCGACCGAACGCCGTCGAGAGGAATTCCGCCAGCAGCGACTCGAGGAAGCCCAGTCGTTCGGCGGATTCATCGACGAGTGGGAAGAAAAGCGACCCGACGACGAGATCCTCGAGAACTACGGCAGCTGGCCAGATGGAGAGAAGACGGAACCAGTGATGCGACAGTAG
- a CDS encoding phenylacetate--CoA ligase family protein produces the protein MGDAYASIETRPWTEIKRLHEDLLAEQIEYLATESGFYRDRFNEWEIDPADIDSLEALRDVPFTTKDDERACQEDTDAERPLGDHQAAPTEALNRTISSSGTTGKPTYFGLTDADRRKWNEVLQRCFYTAGIRPEDTVIFGVGQTMVPGGTPYFEGLTELGCNVVPAGGGTTDRLLSAITDLSGDVLFTTTSHLRYLSENAPELLGHDVDELPLTKLIGGGGPGIANPEIRRELAEEWNATTVREIMGLGDVIACLWAECDQEDGMHYHGQGHVHVELIDPETGKVTPFEEGTEGELVYTPLQREATPLLRFRSGDVVRVTGTECPCGRTSPKIQCIGRTDDMLIYKGMNVFPSALRDVVSDVDGLLPHAQVVVPDADKVHFEEPIPLRVVVDPDSNRDTDKIVDDAISMVRSRLKVRIDPRPADLESIELSEYKADLVVKDD, from the coding sequence ATGGGCGACGCATATGCTTCGATAGAGACCAGACCGTGGACCGAGATCAAACGGCTGCACGAGGACCTCCTCGCGGAACAAATCGAGTACCTCGCGACGGAGTCAGGCTTCTATCGGGATCGGTTCAACGAGTGGGAGATCGATCCGGCGGATATCGACTCCCTCGAGGCGTTACGAGACGTTCCGTTCACGACGAAGGACGACGAGCGCGCGTGTCAAGAGGACACCGATGCCGAGCGGCCGCTCGGAGACCATCAGGCAGCGCCGACTGAGGCTCTCAACCGGACCATTTCTTCCTCCGGAACGACTGGTAAGCCGACGTACTTCGGGCTGACGGACGCCGACCGGCGGAAGTGGAACGAGGTGCTTCAGCGCTGTTTCTACACCGCCGGTATACGTCCGGAAGATACCGTGATCTTCGGCGTTGGACAGACAATGGTTCCAGGTGGAACGCCGTATTTCGAGGGACTCACTGAACTGGGTTGCAACGTCGTCCCTGCAGGCGGCGGCACCACTGATCGACTCCTCTCCGCGATCACGGACCTCTCGGGCGACGTGCTCTTTACTACGACCTCTCACCTCCGATATCTCTCGGAGAACGCACCGGAACTGCTCGGTCACGACGTTGACGAACTCCCGCTCACGAAACTCATCGGCGGCGGCGGACCCGGAATCGCGAATCCGGAGATCCGCCGAGAACTCGCCGAAGAGTGGAACGCGACGACGGTTCGAGAGATCATGGGACTGGGAGACGTCATCGCCTGTCTCTGGGCCGAATGTGATCAAGAAGATGGAATGCACTATCACGGACAGGGACACGTGCACGTCGAACTGATCGATCCCGAGACGGGGAAAGTTACTCCGTTTGAAGAGGGTACTGAAGGCGAACTCGTCTACACGCCCTTGCAGCGGGAGGCGACGCCGCTATTGCGATTCCGATCTGGTGACGTCGTCCGCGTGACTGGGACAGAATGTCCCTGCGGGCGGACCTCCCCAAAGATCCAGTGCATCGGACGGACGGATGATATGCTCATCTACAAGGGGATGAACGTCTTCCCGTCGGCGCTTCGTGACGTCGTCTCCGATGTCGATGGGCTTCTGCCCCATGCACAGGTCGTCGTTCCCGATGCCGACAAAGTGCACTTCGAGGAACCAATTCCGCTTCGCGTCGTCGTTGATCCGGACAGTAATCGCGATACGGACAAAATCGTCGACGATGCGATCTCGATGGTCCGCTCTCGATTGAAGGTGCGAATCGATCCACGCCCGGCCGACCTCGAGTCGATCGAACTTTCGGAGTACAAGGCGGATCTAGTAGTTAAAGACGACTGA
- a CDS encoding amidase, whose amino-acid sequence MPRSDKHVFRRPDGETLESLAADIGLSLTPNERDDYETLVSGAIDGLAGIEQGPSFDPGLEPVTLDGRERGYRPTVDEDPLNAWITKGEVRGETDGPLSDVTVGVKDSIAVAGYEMTAGSRVLEGFVPRIDASVVSRLLEDGATIAGKLNMESFAWSGRGDISDFGPVENPHGENRLPGGSSSGSAAAPANDECDVALGTDQAGSVRIPSSWCGLVGLKPTHGLVPYTGTLPLEVSLDHIGPMAPTVDLVATALDAIAGVDVVDGIQLDQRQPRSLETDSYADSVDDNIESLSIAVLEEGFGWEFSESEVDDAVRDTAATFEDLGVSCETVSVPIHRRGVSAWAAIASQGGRRLLREGGVGTNHTGWTWTRLARALKSALDARTDELPPTVKRSLLAGEFLADTYGVEPYAKGRNVAMAARQMYDEILAEHDALLLPTTATRAFEGPAAFDRVDALEREIQTIVNTCPFNLTGHPAVSVPCAKPDGLPVGAMLVGSRFDETTLLALAGAYERATEWEDQP is encoded by the coding sequence ATGCCAAGAAGTGACAAACACGTCTTTCGCCGACCAGATGGAGAGACGCTCGAGTCGCTCGCGGCGGACATTGGACTCTCTCTAACGCCTAACGAACGCGACGACTATGAGACCCTAGTCTCCGGTGCGATCGACGGCTTGGCCGGGATTGAACAGGGACCGTCGTTCGATCCGGGCCTCGAACCGGTGACTCTCGACGGCAGGGAGCGGGGATACCGGCCGACTGTGGACGAGGATCCGCTGAACGCCTGGATCACGAAAGGTGAGGTCCGCGGCGAGACGGACGGACCGCTGTCGGACGTCACCGTCGGCGTCAAGGACTCGATCGCCGTCGCCGGGTACGAGATGACGGCCGGATCCAGAGTGCTCGAGGGGTTCGTTCCCCGGATCGACGCGTCCGTGGTCTCCCGCCTCCTCGAAGACGGTGCGACGATCGCTGGCAAGCTTAACATGGAGAGTTTCGCCTGGTCGGGTCGCGGTGATATCTCTGATTTCGGCCCGGTAGAGAACCCGCATGGGGAGAACCGGCTTCCCGGAGGCTCGTCCAGTGGATCGGCCGCGGCTCCCGCAAACGACGAGTGTGACGTCGCACTCGGAACCGATCAGGCCGGCTCGGTCCGCATTCCGAGCTCCTGGTGTGGACTCGTCGGACTGAAACCCACTCACGGACTCGTTCCCTATACGGGTACGCTACCGCTCGAAGTGAGTCTCGATCACATCGGCCCGATGGCCCCGACCGTCGATCTCGTCGCCACTGCGCTCGATGCGATCGCCGGCGTCGACGTCGTTGACGGGATCCAGTTAGACCAGCGCCAGCCACGATCCCTCGAGACTGACTCGTACGCTGACTCCGTCGACGACAACATCGAATCCCTCTCAATTGCGGTCCTCGAGGAGGGATTCGGCTGGGAATTCTCTGAATCCGAAGTCGACGACGCTGTTCGGGATACCGCAGCGACGTTCGAGGACCTCGGTGTCTCCTGTGAGACAGTTTCGGTGCCGATCCATCGACGAGGAGTGAGCGCATGGGCGGCCATCGCCTCACAGGGTGGACGGCGTCTCCTCCGAGAGGGCGGCGTCGGAACCAACCACACCGGCTGGACGTGGACTCGTCTTGCCAGAGCGCTCAAGTCGGCGCTCGACGCTCGGACAGACGAACTGCCACCGACGGTCAAACGGTCGCTCCTCGCAGGCGAGTTTCTGGCGGATACGTACGGTGTCGAACCGTACGCGAAAGGGCGCAACGTCGCAATGGCTGCGCGACAGATGTATGACGAGATCCTGGCGGAGCACGATGCTCTCCTCCTGCCGACGACGGCAACGCGTGCCTTCGAAGGGCCGGCGGCCTTCGATCGAGTCGACGCACTCGAGCGGGAGATACAGACGATCGTCAACACCTGTCCCTTCAACCTCACCGGCCATCCAGCCGTGTCGGTGCCGTGTGCGAAGCCGGACGGACTCCCGGTGGGTGCGATGCTCGTCGGCTCTCGGTTCGACGAGACGACGCTTCTGGCGCTAGCCGGAGCGTACGAACGTGCCACGGAGTGGGAGGATCAACCGTAG
- a CDS encoding MEDS domain-containing protein, with product MDGDFCNDHFALIYESQADQFAAVVPFIRQGLERGERATAINYNSSFRTS from the coding sequence ATGGACGGGGACTTCTGCAATGATCACTTCGCGCTGATCTACGAGTCGCAGGCGGACCAGTTCGCAGCCGTTGTCCCGTTTATCCGTCAAGGACTCGAGCGCGGTGAGCGGGCGACAGCAATCAACTACAACAGCTCGTTCAGAACCTCTTGA
- a CDS encoding DUF7437 domain-containing protein yields the protein MSRTSNRADGDIVRDFLSVADLLEEPQLARLYAYLAREPGATVQELMDELELAQGTAYSYVNRLVDAGVLEVTHDEQPRRYAAREIDLTVTTAAGNREYTITPALIDAVGRRETNGDIDTYIDRHGVAGLATALTYAVARERGEVTHRLMAEDLDISPLAAEMILQALRPVVHEHYDIDESGASLDELDIDGAADDA from the coding sequence GTGTCCCGCACCTCAAACCGCGCCGACGGCGACATCGTCCGTGACTTCCTCTCGGTCGCGGACCTGCTGGAGGAGCCTCAGCTGGCCCGGCTGTACGCGTATCTCGCTCGTGAGCCCGGCGCCACCGTCCAGGAACTGATGGACGAACTCGAGCTCGCCCAGGGCACAGCCTACAGCTACGTCAATCGGCTTGTCGACGCTGGCGTCCTCGAGGTCACTCACGACGAGCAGCCCCGGCGATACGCCGCCCGCGAGATCGACCTGACTGTGACGACGGCCGCAGGCAACCGGGAGTACACGATCACGCCGGCGCTGATCGACGCAGTCGGGCGTCGCGAGACGAACGGCGACATCGACACCTACATCGACCGCCACGGCGTCGCGGGCCTCGCGACGGCACTTACCTACGCTGTCGCTCGTGAACGTGGCGAGGTGACTCACCGCCTGATGGCCGAGGATCTAGATATCTCACCACTGGCTGCAGAGATGATCCTTCAGGCGCTCCGCCCCGTCGTCCATGAGCACTACGACATCGACGAATCAGGGGCGTCGCTCGACGAGTTGGACATCGACGGCGCTGCTGACGACGCGTGA
- a CDS encoding isochorismatase family protein: MNWIDDTEDRYDDLEFGESVGMGERPALLVIDLINAFTDPSSNLGADVDDVLEQTERLLEAFREHNLPRYFTTVAFEDSYGDAGMFVEKVPALKELRLGTDRVEVDERIEPIADERVILKKYASAFFGTDLQSELTTNRVDTLVLVGVTTSGCVRATAVDSLQHGYRTIVPADAVGDRAEGPHRANLFDIDAKYGDVVLTDTVLEEITTSSEE; encoded by the coding sequence ATGAATTGGATCGACGACACGGAGGACCGCTACGACGACCTGGAGTTCGGCGAGAGCGTCGGTATGGGGGAACGACCGGCGCTGCTCGTTATAGACCTCATCAACGCCTTCACCGACCCGAGTTCGAACCTCGGGGCCGACGTCGACGACGTCCTCGAGCAGACGGAGCGGCTTCTCGAGGCGTTCCGAGAACACAACCTGCCCCGATACTTCACCACCGTCGCGTTCGAGGATTCGTACGGCGACGCGGGGATGTTCGTGGAAAAAGTGCCTGCGCTCAAGGAACTCCGACTCGGTACTGACCGCGTTGAAGTGGACGAGCGCATCGAACCGATCGCCGACGAACGGGTCATCCTGAAGAAGTACGCCAGCGCCTTCTTCGGGACCGACCTCCAGTCAGAGCTGACAACTAATCGCGTCGATACCCTCGTACTCGTCGGTGTTACTACCAGCGGCTGCGTCCGTGCGACGGCAGTTGACAGCCTCCAGCACGGCTATCGAACGATCGTTCCGGCCGACGCCGTGGGCGACAGAGCGGAAGGCCCGCATAGGGCGAATCTCTTCGATATCGACGCGAAATACGGCGACGTCGTACTGACCGATACCGTCCTCGAGGAGATTACGACCTCGTCCGAGGAGTAA